Proteins from a single region of Catenulispora acidiphila DSM 44928:
- a CDS encoding ABC transporter ATP-binding protein: MASVSPALAWTVGAFVVAEAVLPNLTLIAMGRATGRIPAAARDGLSSGAGHSLLVALAVAGVCYGFSLLRGPAEDALSSVVRARMVVTLQRRLVTAVSAPAGIAHLEDSETLDRLANVQGQLMNAAPADAPMTIASQLGGWLSGTMACVVLSTFRWWLGLAMFAAWIAVRRPLGQLVRTRVSSFRAAGEPLRRAWYLFALATRPNAAKEARVFGLGAWLAAEHRTHYVSGLTPTWHEMRRQGRRVATVAVGVFAVFALSAGTLGWTAYHHEIGLGTLAVMLTMLPSSMTVGTVSMTDFQLEMMLTAVPDLDALTDSLVPMADAVDAVDDTSAGTSAGTVDPAGMPRRDVVFENVAFRYPGGESDVFSDLNLTLRAGESTALVGVNGAGKTTLVTLLARLRDPSRGRILVDGLPLNDLHVRDWQKQVAVVYQDYTRYPLTAEENVTLNLLGGPVDDAALRQAAERAGATDLIDNLPNGWRTILSPQYEGGTDLSGGQWQRIALARALYAISRGATVLILDEPTAQLDVRAEAAFYDRFLEITQGVTSIVISHRFSTVRRANRIAVLDAGHITELGSHTELLAQAGTYANLFTTQAAAFTGGRKRA, translated from the coding sequence TTGGCGTCTGTCAGTCCGGCTCTGGCGTGGACGGTCGGCGCGTTCGTCGTGGCCGAGGCGGTGTTGCCGAACCTGACGCTGATCGCGATGGGCCGCGCGACCGGCCGCATCCCGGCCGCCGCCCGCGACGGGCTGAGCTCGGGTGCGGGGCACTCGCTGCTGGTCGCACTGGCCGTCGCCGGCGTGTGTTACGGCTTTTCGCTGCTGCGCGGTCCGGCGGAGGACGCGCTGTCCTCGGTGGTGCGGGCGCGGATGGTGGTGACGTTGCAGCGCCGCCTGGTCACGGCGGTCAGCGCGCCGGCGGGCATCGCGCATCTGGAGGACTCCGAGACGCTCGACCGGCTGGCCAACGTGCAGGGCCAGCTGATGAACGCCGCGCCGGCCGACGCGCCGATGACGATCGCCTCGCAGCTCGGCGGGTGGCTGTCCGGGACGATGGCGTGCGTCGTGCTCTCGACGTTCCGGTGGTGGCTGGGGCTGGCGATGTTCGCGGCGTGGATCGCGGTGCGGCGCCCCCTCGGGCAGCTGGTGCGGACCCGGGTGAGCAGCTTCCGCGCCGCCGGCGAGCCGCTGCGCCGCGCCTGGTACCTGTTCGCGCTGGCGACCCGCCCGAACGCGGCGAAGGAGGCGCGGGTCTTCGGCCTCGGCGCCTGGCTGGCCGCCGAACACCGCACGCACTACGTCAGCGGCCTGACTCCCACCTGGCACGAGATGCGCCGCCAGGGCCGGCGAGTGGCGACGGTCGCGGTCGGGGTCTTCGCGGTGTTCGCCCTCAGCGCCGGAACGCTCGGCTGGACCGCGTACCACCACGAGATCGGGCTCGGGACGCTGGCGGTGATGCTGACGATGCTGCCCTCGTCGATGACGGTCGGCACGGTGTCGATGACCGACTTCCAGCTGGAGATGATGCTCACGGCGGTGCCGGACTTGGACGCGCTCACCGACTCGCTGGTGCCGATGGCTGACGCCGTCGACGCGGTCGACGACACCAGCGCCGGGACCAGCGCCGGGACCGTCGATCCGGCGGGGATGCCACGGCGGGACGTCGTCTTCGAGAACGTGGCGTTCCGCTACCCCGGCGGCGAGTCAGACGTCTTCAGCGACCTGAATCTGACGCTGCGCGCAGGGGAATCGACCGCGTTGGTAGGTGTGAACGGCGCGGGCAAGACCACCCTGGTCACCCTGCTGGCGCGCCTGCGCGACCCGAGCCGCGGCCGGATCCTCGTCGACGGCCTGCCACTGAACGACCTCCACGTCCGCGACTGGCAGAAGCAGGTAGCGGTCGTCTACCAGGACTACACGCGCTACCCCCTCACCGCCGAGGAGAACGTCACCCTGAACCTCCTCGGCGGCCCAGTCGACGACGCGGCACTCCGCCAAGCCGCCGAACGCGCCGGCGCCACAGACCTGATCGACAACCTCCCGAACGGCTGGCGCACCATCCTGTCGCCCCAATACGAAGGCGGCACAGACCTATCCGGCGGCCAGTGGCAACGCATCGCCCTAGCCCGCGCCCTCTACGCAATATCCCGCGGCGCAACAGTCCTGATCCTGGACGAGCCCACCGCACAACTCGACGTCCGCGCCGAAGCAGCCTTCTACGACAGATTCCTCGAGATCACCCAAGGCGTCACCAGCATCGTGATCTCCCACCGCTTCTCCACAGTCCGCCGAGCAAACCGCATCGCAGTCCTCGACGCCGGCCACATCACCGAACTAGGCAGCCACACCGAACTCCTAGCCCAAGCAGGCACCTACGCGAACCTGTTCACCACCCAAGCAGCAGCATTCACCGGCGGACGGAAAAGGGCATGA
- a CDS encoding ABC transporter ATP-binding protein, translated as MTDTVNVYHGERIAMLVNDIPGLHHYEDPEVLREVEQLRDGRRGLAAAPRQITGMVSNAIRIGTIAVLLATVYLPVLLVPLAAVAPAMANRRASKIAKKNETELADDRRLLGDLFVITTSADTAKELRTYGVTEDLAVRHHQLGDAVRKSAVGAALRGAAWEAAGWLFYAAFFIAAIVVLVLRATHGQVSPGQIVMVVSLLRRVQTQLSSASDTAGSLANSIRNAKRMLWLQDYAQTQIPTGTLEAPRTLTEGIRLDHTAFAYPNSTKQVLHDLLLDLPAGSTVALVGENGAGKTTLVKLLTGMYAPSDGRVLIDGTDLADLDLTSWRGRVTATFQDFVRFQTPAAQAVGLGDLPRIDDEAALAAAVERAEATPVVAKLPDGLNTQLGRYFPGGRELSGGQWQRIALARGQMREQPLLTVLDEPTAALDAVTEAAVFDRHVRIAAERREQGAITLFVSHRFSTVRAADLIVVLEGGRVVETGSHEDLMAADGHYAQLYTLQARAYLDEADGTK; from the coding sequence TTGACCGACACCGTGAACGTCTACCATGGCGAGCGCATTGCCATGCTGGTCAACGATATTCCTGGCCTGCATCACTATGAGGACCCTGAAGTGCTGCGTGAGGTGGAGCAGCTGCGGGATGGTCGGCGTGGGTTGGCTGCGGCGCCTCGGCAGATCACCGGGATGGTCTCCAATGCGATCCGCATCGGGACCATTGCCGTCCTGCTGGCGACCGTCTATCTGCCGGTGCTGCTGGTGCCGCTGGCGGCTGTGGCGCCGGCGATGGCTAATCGGCGGGCGTCGAAGATTGCCAAGAAGAACGAGACTGAGCTGGCGGATGATCGTCGGCTGCTCGGCGATCTGTTCGTCATCACCACGTCCGCTGATACGGCCAAGGAGCTGCGTACCTACGGTGTCACCGAGGATCTGGCGGTGCGCCACCACCAGCTCGGTGACGCGGTGCGCAAGTCGGCGGTCGGTGCGGCGTTGCGCGGGGCGGCGTGGGAGGCCGCGGGGTGGCTGTTCTACGCGGCGTTCTTCATCGCGGCGATCGTCGTCCTGGTGCTGCGCGCGACGCACGGCCAGGTGTCGCCGGGGCAGATCGTCATGGTCGTCAGCCTGCTGCGACGGGTGCAGACCCAGTTGTCCTCGGCTTCGGACACCGCCGGCAGCCTGGCGAACTCCATCCGCAACGCCAAGCGCATGCTCTGGCTGCAGGACTACGCGCAGACCCAGATCCCCACCGGAACCCTAGAGGCACCGCGCACCCTCACCGAGGGCATCCGCCTGGACCACACCGCCTTCGCCTACCCGAACTCCACCAAGCAGGTCCTGCACGACCTCCTCCTGGACCTCCCCGCCGGCTCCACCGTCGCCCTCGTCGGCGAGAACGGCGCGGGCAAGACCACCCTCGTCAAGCTCCTCACCGGCATGTACGCCCCCAGCGACGGCAGGGTCCTGATCGACGGCACCGACCTCGCCGACCTGGACCTGACCTCCTGGCGCGGCCGCGTCACCGCGACGTTCCAGGACTTCGTCCGCTTCCAGACCCCCGCCGCCCAAGCCGTCGGCCTCGGCGACCTGCCGCGCATCGACGACGAAGCCGCGCTGGCCGCAGCCGTCGAGCGCGCCGAGGCCACCCCGGTCGTCGCGAAGCTGCCCGACGGCCTGAACACCCAGCTGGGCCGCTACTTCCCCGGCGGCCGCGAGCTGTCCGGCGGCCAGTGGCAGCGCATCGCCCTGGCACGCGGCCAGATGCGCGAGCAGCCCCTGCTGACCGTCCTCGACGAGCCGACCGCGGCACTGGACGCCGTGACCGAAGCGGCAGTCTTCGACCGGCACGTACGCATCGCCGCCGAACGCCGCGAACAAGGCGCGATCACGCTGTTCGTCTCGCACCGTTTCTCCACGGTCCGCGCAGCGGATCTGATCGTGGTCCTCGAAGGCGGCCGCGTCGTCGAGACCGGCAGCCACGAGGACCTCATGGCTGCCGACGGGCACTACGCGCAGCTGTACACGTTGCAGGCGCGCGCATATCTCGACGAGGCGGACGGCACCAAGTAG
- a CDS encoding NADP-dependent oxidoreductase, producing the protein MNQTVESRQESMKAVVAADYGPPERYAVAEVPVPRPGLGQMRVRIAAASVNPADVRLPGGEFRGVVEAQFPYIPGVDFAGTVTEIGEGVSAYAVGDEVFGTAVPRVLRAMAGTRPSVGTGAMAQYAVVEADTPLIAHRPAGLAAPDAAALATAGQAALATVRAADVRAGERVLVVGATGGVGTAVLPLLAAAGAHVIATATDADAEVVRGLGAKEVIGYQQADYPVGDVDVAINVVLPGDRLAGVAAALRAGGRLVTITFPITTAEMIGRDDVEVRFILDMDGELASMREVGEAGARGELRATIARRYSLEEGPQACADFLREHTLGKRVVVVGM; encoded by the coding sequence GTGAACCAGACAGTGGAAAGCCGGCAGGAATCGATGAAGGCCGTCGTCGCCGCCGACTACGGCCCGCCGGAGCGGTACGCGGTCGCCGAGGTGCCCGTCCCGCGTCCCGGGCTCGGACAGATGCGGGTGCGGATCGCCGCCGCCTCCGTCAACCCGGCCGACGTGCGGCTGCCCGGCGGGGAGTTCCGCGGGGTGGTGGAGGCGCAGTTCCCTTACATTCCCGGCGTCGACTTCGCCGGGACAGTGACCGAGATCGGTGAGGGCGTCAGCGCTTACGCGGTCGGAGACGAGGTGTTCGGGACGGCGGTTCCCCGGGTGCTGCGTGCGATGGCTGGGACGCGTCCGTCGGTGGGTACCGGCGCGATGGCTCAGTACGCCGTCGTCGAGGCGGACACGCCGCTTATCGCGCACCGTCCTGCGGGCTTGGCTGCCCCTGATGCGGCTGCGTTGGCTACCGCCGGCCAGGCTGCGCTGGCGACGGTTCGGGCGGCGGACGTCCGGGCGGGGGAGCGGGTCTTGGTAGTCGGGGCGACCGGCGGCGTGGGTACGGCTGTGCTTCCGTTGCTCGCGGCTGCGGGGGCGCATGTGATCGCCACGGCGACGGATGCGGACGCCGAGGTGGTTCGCGGGCTCGGTGCGAAGGAGGTCATCGGGTATCAGCAGGCTGACTATCCGGTCGGGGATGTGGACGTGGCGATCAACGTCGTGCTGCCGGGGGATCGTTTGGCGGGAGTCGCGGCGGCGCTGCGTGCCGGTGGCAGACTCGTGACGATCACGTTCCCGATCACCACGGCGGAGATGATCGGGCGTGACGATGTCGAGGTGCGCTTCATCCTCGACATGGACGGGGAACTGGCTTCCATGAGGGAGGTCGGAGAGGCCGGGGCGCGGGGCGAACTGCGTGCGACGATCGCTCGGCGGTACAGCTTGGAGGAGGGTCCGCAGGCGTGTGCCGATTTCTTGCGGGAGCACACGTTGGGCAAGCGGGTCGTGGTTGTTGGTATGTAG
- a CDS encoding TetR/AcrR family transcriptional regulator, with amino-acid sequence MTIPATNSATNSATNPPTNPPPNAATPARPLRADAARNRALLLAAAADEFAEHGMEASVADIARRAGVGKGTVFRHFPTKDDLIAAIVLDRVEDLRTIGERLLTAEDPGAALLEFLIAAGHQRQQRDLSFLVTAGELKPEAQQAQAALFGTIEDLVTRAREHGAVRADVTGTDVFLLMCAPNYVSGYVPNADPDLWRRYLAIIFDGLRPEGAHALPQPAPTL; translated from the coding sequence GTGACCATCCCCGCGACGAACTCCGCGACGAACTCCGCGACGAATCCCCCGACGAACCCCCCGCCGAACGCCGCGACACCGGCCCGCCCGCTGCGCGCCGACGCCGCGCGCAACCGCGCGCTGCTGCTCGCGGCGGCCGCCGACGAGTTCGCCGAGCACGGGATGGAGGCCTCGGTCGCGGACATCGCGCGCCGAGCGGGCGTCGGCAAGGGGACGGTGTTCCGACACTTCCCGACCAAAGACGACCTGATCGCCGCCATCGTCCTGGACCGTGTCGAGGACCTGCGCACGATCGGCGAACGCCTGCTCACCGCAGAGGATCCGGGCGCGGCGCTGCTGGAGTTCCTCATCGCCGCCGGCCATCAGCGGCAGCAGCGGGACCTGTCGTTCCTGGTGACCGCCGGGGAGCTGAAACCCGAAGCACAGCAAGCCCAAGCAGCGCTGTTCGGCACCATCGAGGATCTGGTCACCCGGGCCCGGGAGCACGGCGCGGTCCGTGCCGACGTCACCGGTACCGACGTCTTCCTGCTGATGTGCGCGCCGAACTACGTCAGCGGCTACGTCCCGAACGCCGACCCGGACCTGTGGCGCCGCTACCTGGCGATCATCTTCGACGGGCTGCGGCCCGAAGGCGCGCACGCATTGCCGCAGCCCGCTCCGACGCTCTGA
- a CDS encoding thymidylate synthase, translated as MPATHLDTHPETKPDTQYEDLLQRVLTSGTVKADRTGVGTRSLFGHQLRYRLQDGFPLITTKKVHFKSVAYELLWFLRGEGNVRWLQEHGVSIWDEWADAEGDLGPVYGVQWRSWPTPDGRHVDQIAEVLRLLRTDPDSRRIVVSAWNVGELTNMALPPCHAFFQFYVADGALSCQLYQRSADMFLGVPFNIASYALLTHMIAAQTGLAVGDLVWTGGDIHIYDNHVEQARLLLTREARLFPTLELKPADSLFDYSYEDIAVLGYDPHPAIKAPVAV; from the coding sequence ATGCCTGCCACGCACCTCGACACGCATCCCGAAACGAAGCCCGACACGCAGTACGAAGACCTGCTCCAGCGCGTCCTGACCTCCGGCACGGTCAAGGCCGACCGCACCGGCGTCGGGACCCGGTCGCTGTTCGGACATCAGCTGCGCTACCGCCTGCAGGACGGATTCCCGCTCATCACGACCAAGAAGGTCCACTTCAAGTCGGTCGCCTATGAGCTGCTGTGGTTCCTGCGCGGCGAGGGCAACGTGCGCTGGCTGCAGGAGCACGGCGTGTCGATCTGGGACGAGTGGGCCGACGCGGAGGGGGACCTCGGGCCGGTGTACGGCGTGCAGTGGCGCTCCTGGCCGACGCCGGACGGCCGGCACGTCGACCAGATCGCCGAGGTGCTGCGGCTGCTGCGCACGGACCCGGACTCGCGGCGGATCGTGGTGTCCGCGTGGAACGTCGGGGAGCTGACGAACATGGCGCTGCCGCCGTGCCACGCCTTCTTCCAGTTCTATGTGGCCGACGGCGCATTGTCCTGCCAGCTCTACCAGCGCAGCGCGGACATGTTCCTGGGCGTGCCGTTCAACATCGCCTCCTACGCACTGCTCACCCACATGATCGCCGCGCAGACCGGTCTGGCCGTCGGCGACCTGGTCTGGACCGGCGGCGACATCCACATTTACGACAACCACGTCGAGCAGGCGCGGCTGCTGCTCACGCGCGAGGCGCGGCTGTTCCCGACGTTGGAGCTCAAGCCGGCGGATTCGCTGTTCGACTACAGCTACGAGGACATCGCAGTGCTCGGATACGACCCGCATCCGGCGATCAAGGCGCCGGTGGCGGTGTGA
- a CDS encoding class I SAM-dependent methyltransferase: protein MDHAHHAAAGAHHSHDADHASAADHASDTSMADVLDLDAEVVGAYLDELTAWARSHTKTAPHTIVDIGAGTGSGTFALARRFEAAEVIAIDQSPTMLDRLQSAAASRGVAGRLRTVQADLDAGWPAIGTADLAWAASSLHHVADPDRVLADVHAALNPGGLLVVVEMDAMPRFLPEGVYPGLEQRCRAIADGNGWNSWPNWTSHLERAGFTVAEEQVFDIDVRPAPPAANRYAHRVMSGMRNRLAEQLSPEDLAAMDRLLDPENEESVLRRGDLAVRSVRTAWAAQRS from the coding sequence ATGGATCACGCCCACCATGCCGCCGCCGGTGCCCACCACAGCCACGATGCCGACCATGCCAGCGCTGCCGACCACGCCTCCGACACGTCCATGGCCGACGTCCTCGACCTCGACGCCGAGGTGGTCGGCGCCTACCTCGACGAGCTGACCGCGTGGGCCCGCAGCCACACCAAAACCGCGCCCCACACGATCGTCGACATCGGTGCGGGCACCGGAAGCGGCACGTTCGCGCTGGCCCGCCGCTTCGAGGCTGCCGAGGTGATCGCGATCGACCAGTCGCCGACCATGCTCGACCGCCTCCAGAGCGCCGCCGCCTCGCGCGGCGTCGCCGGACGCCTGCGCACCGTCCAGGCAGATCTCGACGCCGGCTGGCCCGCGATCGGCACCGCCGACCTCGCCTGGGCCGCCTCCTCGCTGCACCACGTCGCCGACCCCGACCGGGTCCTCGCCGACGTCCACGCGGCGCTGAATCCCGGCGGGCTGCTGGTGGTCGTCGAGATGGACGCGATGCCGCGCTTCCTGCCCGAGGGCGTGTATCCCGGTCTGGAACAGCGCTGCCGTGCCATCGCCGACGGCAACGGCTGGAACTCCTGGCCGAACTGGACCAGCCATCTGGAGCGCGCCGGCTTCACGGTCGCCGAGGAGCAGGTCTTCGACATCGACGTGCGTCCCGCACCGCCGGCTGCCAACCGCTACGCGCACCGCGTCATGAGCGGCATGCGCAACCGTCTCGCCGAACAGTTGTCGCCTGAGGACCTCGCCGCCATGGACCGCTTGCTGGATCCGGAGAATGAGGAGTCCGTGCTGCGGCGCGGCGACTTGGCGGTGCGCAGCGTGCGGACCGCGTGGGCAGCCCAGCGCTCGTAG
- a CDS encoding helix-turn-helix transcriptional regulator: protein MTQEPDMDALVRRRIRTLRLARGWTLDSLASRCDLSPSNLSRIETGQRRIALDQLVPIARALGTTLDQLVEPGDDTGVVIRPEPVQTPGMTTWLLSNERSPNGATVAKMRITAERPAGPEHLRVHPGRDWFTVLSGTAELHLGDRVILVQAGNAAEFTTMTPHLIAAHGSAVEILTILDHDGERAHRHDCEAP from the coding sequence ATGACGCAAGAACCGGACATGGACGCCCTGGTCCGCCGCCGCATCCGCACCCTGCGCCTGGCCCGCGGCTGGACCCTGGACTCCCTGGCGTCGCGCTGCGACCTGAGCCCGTCCAACCTCAGCCGCATCGAGACCGGCCAGCGCCGCATCGCCCTGGACCAGCTGGTCCCGATCGCGCGCGCCCTGGGCACCACGCTCGACCAGCTGGTCGAGCCCGGCGACGACACCGGCGTGGTGATCCGCCCCGAGCCGGTCCAGACCCCGGGCATGACCACCTGGCTGCTGTCGAATGAGCGCTCCCCGAACGGCGCCACGGTCGCCAAAATGCGCATCACCGCCGAGCGCCCCGCGGGCCCGGAGCACCTGCGCGTCCACCCCGGCCGCGACTGGTTCACGGTCCTGTCCGGTACCGCCGAACTCCACCTCGGCGATCGCGTCATCCTGGTTCAGGCCGGCAACGCCGCGGAGTTCACCACCATGACGCCGCACCTGATCGCCGCGCACGGCTCCGCCGTGGAGATCCTGACGATCCTCGACCACGACGGCGAGCGTGCACACCGGCACGATTGCGAGGCGCCGTAA
- a CDS encoding GOLPH3/VPS74 family protein codes for MTIGDDLLLLAINPRDGRVQAAEHMGTALRGAEALDLSLARRVAVADGRITVTDPRPIGHPLVDRALATLHAEGSAPRLQVWFAERPTEPAVLHQYVGLLADRGVIRVERRGDGGRMRTRLVLVDMERSAYVHTRIENVASHSDRALGSIVHACGLDEYLYPGLRGRSARRRLARLTEEDGLAPDVRDAIDAIGTAVSDMVNRDGTGGATF; via the coding sequence GTGACAATCGGGGACGATCTACTCCTACTCGCGATCAATCCGCGCGACGGACGCGTGCAAGCCGCCGAGCACATGGGAACAGCGTTAAGGGGGGCCGAGGCGCTCGACCTGAGCCTGGCGCGCCGCGTGGCGGTGGCCGACGGCCGGATCACGGTCACCGACCCGCGCCCGATCGGCCATCCGCTGGTGGACCGCGCGCTGGCCACGCTGCACGCCGAGGGCTCCGCGCCCCGGTTGCAGGTCTGGTTCGCCGAGCGGCCCACCGAACCCGCGGTGCTGCACCAGTACGTGGGGCTGCTGGCCGACCGGGGGGTGATCCGGGTCGAGCGTCGGGGGGACGGCGGCCGGATGCGCACCCGGCTGGTCCTCGTGGACATGGAGCGCAGCGCCTATGTGCACACCCGGATCGAGAACGTCGCCTCGCACAGCGACCGCGCGCTGGGCAGCATCGTGCACGCCTGCGGCCTGGACGAGTACCTGTATCCGGGGCTGCGCGGCCGATCGGCGCGGCGGCGCTTGGCGCGGCTGACCGAGGAGGACGGGCTGGCGCCGGACGTGCGCGACGCCATCGACGCGATCGGTACGGCGGTCTCCGACATGGTCAATCGCGATGGAACCGGCGGCGCCACGTTCTGA
- a CDS encoding ArsR/SmtB family transcription factor, whose translation MRRTQESASEDAAVLGERAPSPRLLQDAAATFGMLAATTRLHIVWLLARAEQDVTALAEATGSNVAAVSQHLAKLKLAGLVSARREGRRQVYVVDDPHVVAIVRQMLDHHAEMAGESVPALRKSAAAGR comes from the coding sequence ATGCGCCGCACCCAAGAGTCCGCTTCCGAGGACGCCGCCGTTCTCGGCGAACGGGCTCCCAGCCCACGCCTCCTCCAGGACGCGGCTGCCACCTTCGGCATGCTGGCGGCGACCACGCGGCTGCACATCGTGTGGCTGCTGGCCCGCGCGGAGCAGGACGTGACCGCACTGGCTGAGGCGACCGGCAGCAACGTCGCCGCGGTGAGCCAGCACCTGGCCAAGCTGAAGCTGGCCGGTCTGGTCAGCGCCCGGCGCGAGGGCCGCCGCCAGGTGTACGTCGTCGACGACCCGCACGTCGTCGCGATCGTCCGGCAGATGCTGGACCACCACGCCGAGATGGCCGGCGAATCGGTCCCCGCCCTCCGGAAATCGGCTGCCGCCGGCAGGTGA
- a CDS encoding RraA family protein encodes MDTFADVPTTALADVLTRENVMDTDIRPLTGAPGRLAGPAFTVRCPPGDNLMVHAAIYRAEPGSVIVVDTGGDVDYAVAGGNVMAVAQRRGIAGFVVDGVIRDLAEAREAGFPVFARGVIPIPGAKAVVKRHNITVRCGGVMVHPGDIVVADEEGIVVVPVARKEEVFAAARAKLAKDEAESLEDWERAHRVRIDKLLAEGGFEG; translated from the coding sequence ATGGACACCTTTGCCGACGTACCCACCACCGCCCTGGCCGACGTGCTCACCCGCGAGAACGTCATGGACACCGATATCCGGCCGCTGACCGGGGCGCCGGGGCGCCTGGCCGGCCCGGCGTTCACCGTGCGCTGCCCGCCCGGGGACAACCTCATGGTCCACGCCGCGATCTACCGCGCCGAGCCCGGTTCGGTCATCGTCGTGGACACCGGCGGCGACGTGGACTACGCGGTGGCCGGCGGGAACGTGATGGCGGTCGCGCAGCGCCGGGGCATCGCCGGATTCGTCGTGGACGGCGTGATCCGCGACCTGGCCGAGGCGCGGGAAGCCGGCTTCCCGGTGTTCGCCCGCGGCGTCATCCCGATCCCCGGCGCCAAGGCGGTCGTCAAGCGGCACAACATCACGGTGCGGTGCGGAGGCGTGATGGTGCACCCCGGCGACATCGTGGTCGCCGACGAGGAGGGCATCGTCGTCGTTCCCGTGGCTCGCAAAGAAGAGGTGTTCGCGGCGGCGCGCGCCAAGCTGGCCAAGGACGAGGCCGAGAGCCTGGAGGACTGGGAGCGCGCGCACCGGGTGCGGATCGACAAGCTGCTCGCCGAGGGTGGGTTCGAGGGCTGA
- a CDS encoding ATP-dependent DNA ligase gives MDLPVMPPVRPMLATAVRDVPRSPGLAYEPKWDGFRCVVFRDGAEVELGSRNDRPLTRYFPELVELLLAALPQRCVVDGEIVVVTDDGLDFDTLQNRLHPAASRVRKLAVETPASFVAFDLLALGDRDLSGEPFGERRRVLAEALEGSSGDTGNSRVILTPFTEDPDTAQDWFTRFEGAGFDGVMAKPLALPYEQNKRVMFKVKHERTADCVVAGFRWHKDGEGVGSLLLGLFDDEGVLHHVGVASSFTAARRRELVGELAPLRENTLDDHPWRGWAEAQEQAGGRMPGARSRWSADKDLAWEPLRPELVAEVRYEHLLSGRFRHGGRLVRFRPDRTPESCTYAQLEQVAPAELAEVFGTAGS, from the coding sequence GTGGATCTACCGGTCATGCCGCCGGTCCGGCCGATGCTGGCGACCGCCGTGCGAGACGTCCCCCGCTCCCCCGGGCTGGCCTACGAGCCGAAGTGGGACGGGTTCCGCTGCGTGGTGTTCCGCGACGGCGCCGAGGTCGAGCTGGGCTCGCGCAACGACCGGCCGCTGACCAGGTACTTCCCGGAGCTGGTCGAGCTGCTGCTGGCCGCGTTGCCGCAGCGGTGCGTCGTGGACGGGGAGATCGTCGTCGTCACCGACGACGGTCTGGACTTCGACACGCTCCAGAACCGCCTGCATCCGGCTGCCTCCCGGGTCCGGAAGCTCGCGGTCGAGACGCCGGCCAGCTTCGTCGCCTTCGATCTGCTGGCGCTCGGCGACCGCGACCTGAGCGGCGAGCCCTTCGGCGAGCGCCGCCGCGTGCTCGCCGAGGCGCTGGAGGGCAGCAGCGGCGACACCGGGAACAGCAGGGTGATCCTGACTCCCTTCACCGAGGACCCCGACACGGCGCAGGACTGGTTCACCCGCTTCGAGGGCGCGGGTTTCGACGGCGTCATGGCCAAGCCGCTGGCTCTTCCGTATGAGCAGAACAAGCGGGTCATGTTCAAGGTGAAGCACGAGCGGACCGCAGACTGCGTCGTGGCGGGGTTCCGTTGGCACAAGGACGGCGAGGGCGTCGGCTCGCTGCTGCTGGGTCTGTTCGATGATGAAGGCGTCTTGCACCACGTCGGCGTGGCCAGCAGTTTCACCGCCGCTCGGCGTCGTGAGCTGGTCGGTGAGCTGGCTCCGCTGCGCGAGAACACCCTGGACGACCATCCCTGGCGCGGCTGGGCTGAAGCGCAGGAGCAGGCCGGCGGCCGCATGCCTGGCGCCCGCAGCCGGTGGTCCGCCGACAAGGACTTGGCGTGGGAGCCTTTGCGGCCCGAGCTTGTCGCCGAGGTCCGGTACGAGCATCTGTTGTCCGGCCGGTTCCGGCACGGCGGGCGGCTGGTGCGCTTCCGCCCGGACCGCACGCCGGAGTCGTGCACGTATGCCCAGCTGGAGCAGGTAGCGCCGGCTGAGCTGGCCGAGGTGTTCGGGACGGCCGGGTCATGA